In Candidatus Vesicomyosocius okutanii, one DNA window encodes the following:
- the secG gene encoding preprotein translocase subunit SecG, whose amino-acid sequence MSFQFILIVHMFLALSLIVLILMQHGKGADAGAAFGAGVSGSVFGVRGANSFLYKLITGLSLGFFLTSLTLAYLATHDGSIGNKPISIMEQVTTGKLVVPDVPIATVTPILNKLDVIDIPDY is encoded by the coding sequence ATGTCTTTTCAATTTATTTTGATTGTTCATATGTTTTTAGCACTAAGTTTAATTGTTTTAATTTTAATGCAACATGGTAAAGGTGCTGATGCAGGTGCAGCTTTTGGTGCTGGTGTTTCTGGTTCGGTTTTTGGTGTAAGAGGTGCAAATTCATTTCTTTATAAGTTAATTACTGGTTTATCTTTGGGCTTTTTTTTAACTAGTTTGACGTTAGCTTATTTAGCGACTCATGATGGTAGTATTGGTAATAAGCCAATAAGTATTATGGAACAAGTAACGACAGGAAAGCTAGTGGTACCTGATGTTCCTATTGCTACGGTTACTCCTATTTTAAATAAGTTAGATGTTATTGATATTCCAGATTATTAA